Proteins encoded by one window of Lathyrus oleraceus cultivar Zhongwan6 chromosome 1, CAAS_Psat_ZW6_1.0, whole genome shotgun sequence:
- the LOC127118725 gene encoding uncharacterized protein LOC127118725, whose protein sequence is MSSMAMACGCCSHYYCPSQHPLFNNSLSSSSSQLKRPTTVVVSLSKSNNNGEIDKSDSIKGSGTTARGRRLLKVRQDKLQREHERVHNYPAWAKVLEDACKNDTELRSVLGDSIGNPQLMKERVEDRIRKKGKDFRKSKTGSVVAAKVTFRDFDPLDSFIWFELYGSPTDRDVNLIGSVIQAWYVMGRIGAFNSSNLQISNLSMEHDPLYDSDKGFKVMPSSFHDISDVEFQDNWGRVWVDLGTADYFAIDVLLNCLTCLSSEYLGIQQIVFGGRSMGDWEEGMTNPDYGYKSFKI, encoded by the exons ATGAGTAGCATGGCCATGGCGTGTGGATGTTGCTCCCACTACTACTGCCCTTCACAACACCCACTCTTCAATAATTCATTATCCTCCTCATCCTCACAGTTGAAGCGTCCTACTACTGTGGTGGTTTCTCTTTCCAAATCCAACAACAATGGCGAAATTGATAAATCCGATTCTATTAAAGGATCTGGAACCACCGCTAGAGGTCGAAGATTGCTTAAAGTTCGACAAGACAAACTGCAACGCGAACACGAACGAGTTCATAATTACCCTGCTTGGGCTAA AGTCCTTGAAGATGCTTGCAAAAACGATACCGAACTTCGTTCTGTACTTGGTGATAGCATCGGAAACCCTCAACTCATGAAGGAGCGG GTGGAAGATAGAATTCGAAAGAAGGGTAAAGACTTTCGCAAGTCCAAAACTGGATCTGTTGTAGCCGCTAAAGTCACCTTTAGAGA CTTCGATCCACTTGATTCGTTTATCTGGTTTGAATTGTATGGATCACCCACCGATCGCGACGTTAATCTTATTGGCAGT GTTATTCAAGCTTGGTATGTCATGGGTCGAATTGGTGCCTTCAATTCTTCAAACTTGCAG ATATCAAATTTGTCAATGGAGCACGATCCTCTCTATGATTCAGATAAGGGTTTCAAAGTGATGCCATCATCTTTCCATGATATCAGTGACGTCGAATTCCAGGATAATTGGGGACGTGTATG GGTGGACCTGGGTACGGCTGATTATTTTGCCATTGATGTGCTCCTCAACTGCCTAACTTGTTTAAGTTCAGA ATATCTTGGCATCCAACAAATCGTGTTTGGTGGTCGGAGCATGGGTGATTGGGAAGAGGGGATGACGAACCCTGACTATGGTTACAAGTCCTTCAAGATATAA